The sequence TTTCATGTATGTATCTTAAACAAtcgattgacccaaaagcttaagctgatagataaagataaatttaattataatatctaaCGCTCACCCTCACTTGTGGGCTTGAAATACGTAGAAGAACCAAACAAGTGGAAATGAATTAATTGGGGGAGGAAACAATAATGTAGAGGTTTGAACACAAGACATCCTAAACAAACCTACTTTGATAATGTATTtcattttgcaatttttttttttttttttgtactttttttgTTAGTGACTTCTTGTCATTTTCATATGAAGCATAGTGAAAGTTACAAAAATGCTTATAATATGTTATACGgggtaagactaatcatcacaCCTTCATACTCAAAGTTGTACCATAATTGCTTTCCAACGTACGAAAATCATTTTCCCAAATATGCTTTCAAATATTTGCGATGACCTTTTACTCGAACTCCGTTTTCTCCTAAACGATGGTGGAGGTTGTAGGATACGACCCTTGTGTCATCGactatttgaataaaaattggTTGACTTAATCATGAGTGTGAACAAGTGTCACACAATGGTTTTGTGAACCTTTCGTGAGTGTGATTGTGACACATACGTGTTCTAATTGTGTAACTAAATACTAACCGCCACTTGACAATGGCCAAGCGAGCCCCATGCCTATGCCATGCATATGTTGCAATACCTTTCTTGATTAAACTAGTTATTTGAGATCAATTACCTAGGACCGTCTTTCcacaaatttcatttattttatttattatatggatagattttcataatgaatctttaaataaaattgagtgAGGATAAAAATGTGCTTGTGAACGAGTTATAAAAGTAAATTTTGAAGATGACATTTTTATCATCTATCACTATCTTAATTTATATGACATGGCCTTTCGTCtaaaaataatcaatatatatatatatatatatatatatatatatataaatgtccactgaatgtatatatataatctaatttGATTAACACAACATGGTTGTTTTGTCTTCCATAACTATCAAATACATAAgctagaaaagaaaaacaaaatcttttaaaaCTATACATCCAACATTTACCATTGAAAAAGGGGAAAATACTAGAGAAACAActttaggggaaaaaaaggataaaattgaaagagagggaaaagagaagaaacaagatagaaataataattaaaaaaaaaaaaagatattagaATATGATATATTTACAAGTCCAAAATTCCATAGACATTAATTTATTGTGTTTTGGTTGGTGGTTTGTTACATTGGATTTGAGGCATGGGCATCCAAAAGCTGTTGCTCTAGCTGCaatgtcaaatttaaaaaaaaaataataataataagaaataaaaaattatgctCCTATTTTATGAGgcaatcaaatataattaacagTTTTGGATTTGATCATAACTTTTTTCTttccattaaaaataaaaactctaagtttaattattatctattttttaaaactaatcaaggattttaaaatttgaaaacagtgATGAAGAAGAgaggttttagtttatttttaaatatcagAAAATGAGATAATTTATTTACATTATTTATTAGTGATGAacattgatagacatctatcaatattagtagatgtctatcaatataaataataacattttattatatttaaaaatattttcagtattttatcatttaaaattacttttataaaaaattaaaaaacataacaaatctaaagaaataaataatattattatccaacaaaagttaaTATAAAAAACCTTAAAGAGAGTCTCCAACTTGTTCTTCACCGAAGCAAATTCCTCCTTCACATGTTGTAAACATTTTAGGCACctacaaaattaaaaggaagaaaaaaaatcataaaattcccATTACAAAATTCTTTTGTTCTTTAGAGAGAATTTTTTAGGTGTTTTCTTTAGCttatttgattaaatttattgGTTGAACggtaaatttagtctctataatttaaagaaagttaCAATTTAGTCTccataactttaaaatataaaatttagtcTCTACAATTTGATAAAACCTTCTAAACCACAGTATTCATGAGAATCTTTTTAAACAGAGgaataaattctaattataaactatagaaactaaattctaatttcccttataattttttccaaatcatataattgaataattaattaattaatactatAAATGGTAAATTTTATCGGGTATaagataaaatggaaaaaaagaaaaaaacatacacaaaaaaatattaaaaatggaaaaaatgattaaattgcAAAATTGGTCCCTATGGTTTGAAAAAAGTTAGagttttacaattttaattagaatttagtccatataatttgataaaatcatCAAAAGTAGTCCTAACCGAATTAGTTATAAGATATTATTATGAGGTATTATCAAACTATAAGGACTATATTCTAACTTTTGAAATTATATGAactaaaatctttttttttttcaaaattacagagaaaaattaaaaagaaaaactgacCCTTCAATATTCATCTCTTGACAGTTGGTGCGAAAAGCAATGCAAGCCATCTGCACTTTGTTTGCTCCAATGCTGTATGTTATTTCAAACACTCAAAAACCAAGCTAATTtcaagtttattatattttctctctttatattttcaatttttcttttttaattgagaCTAATAATCTCTATATTTAGGTAAAATATTTTATGTTGCCTCGTGGGTTAGAACTATATTTTTGGAAAGTTTATGTCTCATAATTTCgaataactaatttatattatttaattatttggtGTTAGGATGATTTTGGAAAGTTTAACCATTTGGTGGTATAAATAATATACCATTAGCGAATTAGTTATATCAACATAAACCTACTAACTCTTAATATAAGCTCAAATAGCCTATTATAAAAGTTTTTAAAGTTCAATACTTATTAATTACTACCCATATAAAGCttattatttaaccaaaaaCTTTATTAACATAGGTACATTTTCATCCaaacaaattaatattaaagggtcgaataaaaaatattcattgTCAGTTCGAGTATAAATCAATTGGTTGTTAAGTTACATATGCTTAATCAAGAAGTTAGAACTTTGAATCTTTCCTATCCGATCATgtcaatgaatttaaaaaataaaatgtaaactATTTGTCGATATTGACATTCATCCCTTATAAGATTAAAGATAAAAGTGAAGTGACAATGAAgaagagaggggaaaaaaaagtgaATAATGAACCTTGAGCTGCTGCCTTTCAACTGGTGAACATAAGCATCAACTTTCTTGAAATCAATACATTTGTGGTCACTGTTATTGAGAAGAGCAATGGAAAAggaattaattctctttaataatCATCAAAACAAggatagaaataaaatatattatataaaattatgtctcaacaatttttaaaaaaaaaagttatagagAGATAAATTAAGAAGAATTAATGTAAAATATATCCAAtccaattaattcaaataataattaatttcccCATACAGAGCTTTAGCAAGTTCATTGATAAGTCTTTgagaatcctcaaagaaaatAGAAACCACTTCCACCACAAAATCTGGATTGCTTTCATCTTGCAAACTCTGAAGCTCTTTAAATTGATCATTCAAGTATCCCTAAACAAAAATCACACACAAATAttacaaatgaaaataattatacaTTTCATGTTAAAAATTATGATAAGATTTTTCTATCAAAACGAGTATAGCTCAATGACATCAAGAAGTCTGTGGTTTGAATTCTCCTACCTTTGCGAAAAGGTAGTTTTTACCCTTTTTTTCCTCGAAAATGCTAATATAGTTTTAGTGGATAAGACACTTAAGTTCTAGGAAAAACAATTTAGTATTAAGTAAACATGAcacaaatgtaaaaaaataaatccgTCGATACAAACaaagtttataaaattaaaaaaaaaatggattcaagtagttttttcttctttttttttttttttttttttccgaataCGAACCGAACTTAATTGATAAGGCTAATCTTCCTTTTGAGTCGAAATATTTTATCCACACCCACACATTCATTTGTGAATAAAAGGGGAAAAATTGGCTTCTTTAGCTCTAGTTGATATCTGACCTCTTTGAAGAGTGAGACTGTGTAGTCAAGCAGATGGCTTTGTAAATGAATCACACCTTCCATTATTGAAAAGCTTTGAGAGACTCCACAAGAGAGGTAAGGGAAGAAGGGGATTGGACTttataaataacaataaaagcCAAGGAGAGAGGACCAACCTTTGCTTCACTTCATTGTATTATTATTGATTATTCTCTTAGTTTCAAATTAAAACAACTCATCAATTATTACTCAATATAAAAactcatataattattattttaatgttaaTGTATCGGTTTGGCACATTCAActcattttgtttttcgattATGTAATTTCAAATGTCCAATTTAGCATCTATGTTTTCTCTATATATAAATAATCTCTTAAATGTCAGTTTGTACTATATTTTAGCTTAAAGTTtacttgaaaaaagaaaaagaatcatcaactttgtcctataaattttgaaaatatatttacactatgtctttccttcaataaaatttttttttttattattttactaaaGCAGATAAAAGTTAACTTTACTCCATACTCATTTtaagattgatttaaaatttaaagaaaaaattaaaattttaagaatgatttaaaatatataaaaaaaaaaaaactaaatttgaaaagttgaaagtGAAGAGAATATAATAGATCTAGTGTTAAAagtacaaaatatatatatatatatatatagaattataaatttagtccatataaGTTAGAGAATGTTAGAATTTTGTCTCTATGATTTATAACATGGTTTGATAAATCCCTTGTAAATAGTTTCACGGTAGAAACTATGTATTTATGACgatttaatccatttatgaagatCCCTTGGGTATAATTTTGGTTGCACCTATCTTTTGTGTAACACAAATAAGTATTGTTGAAATGCTACCatgtatcaattttttttataaaaaaattattatatttttacaatgTAAAGGCAAGGGGAGTATGAAATTAAGTGTAGTCTAGATTGCACCCAATCATTGTCCTTTTAACCAACTATATAGATTAAACCTTATCTTCTAAAATCATAGAGACGAgattctaacttttttttctcttcaaattAGGAAAAAATCTGGTGCAGCTATGAGTACTATGCATCTCAAGCTGCATCCAATCAAATATTGTCACGtgacaatttaatttttttgtaagaattatttttttaaaattttgtatttgtgTGATAAAGAAGAGGGGATATAGTTGTTAGGGTGTTTTCCAAATTATGGGGGAATAAAGATCctaacatattattattattattcacacTCCAATATACTCATTCTATGCATCCTCTCCCCATTTCACACATCCCTTTTCTTTCACTCATTAttgtttctttttcctctctctcttttcaaaGTTTGTTGAACTGTTCATTGagcattttcttttgttttatctGTCCAATGACCATGATTCACTTGACTTGTGTGtatgtataataataatatatcattGGTCTCAAAAGTCTTGCTATGCTTTCTCTCAATTTTCTAGTTTCTGTTTGTATTCtaataattattgaaattattgTTGATTGACTTTCATAGAGAACGAACAAATTGAAGATAATATATACATTTCCATTTCTCATAAGTAAATTGAAATAGATATTTAGTGTGCGTCTTGTgaattaaatactattttagttcttatattttttattttagttaattttggtgtttatatttttaaattctttatGGTCCTTATACTTTCGACTGCAGTTTattttagtctatatactttaaaaaatgttcattttagttcGTGTACTTTTAACTATGGtttattttggttcttatacTTTTGAAAACTTGTCATTTTGGTCCTTCATTTTCacttttaaaagataaaaatagtcactttttaaatgttcaaggatcaaaatgaaccaaagttcaaagtatagagactaaagtgaacgttttgaaagtggaaagatcaaaatcaacaaaaattaaaagtacaaaaactaaaacaacatttaaaccTTTATTTTTCTAAGACGACAAATCACCAACAAACGCACAACTACCTACATTTAAAATTCGTAATAGTTattgaaattattattgattgacTTCCATACTTAGAAACAAATTGAAGATAGTTTATATATTCCCATTTGCCATTTTGGTGTAAAATTTAACTGGAAATAGACCTTTTTTTTAAAGTCTTGTGAGTTACGTTTTGTAAAGCAACTTTTTCTTAGTGTTTGTGTTtatctctttatttttatttttgaaaaaaaaaaaaatacttttttgacCCCTAGATTTTggatctagtttctatttggttcttaattttcaaaatgttatacatttagtccttaaattttgagtttggtttcaacctagttcttaaatttcaaaatattataattttacccttgagatttaagttttatttcaatttggttcctaaatttcaagattttacatttttaacttcaatttttcattaaatacacaCTTCCAAACATTGAAGTTGAtgtctcttaattaatttaaaataattatgaaatgaatttttaatttaattttaaatatgatgaaaaatagtgaaatttaattaattttaaagggtctttttcaatataaaaaatattttaaaatatttatactttataacaaaaagtttcaaaagtacaagcacttttgaaactttttgtacttttgaaactttttgctatgTACTTTTGGAACCTTTTACTATATAAagtataaaaatttataaaaattttctatttataaaaatttttctaattttaattatattaattatcataaatttattaatataccTTAATACTAAAGATGAAAAAcgggtatttagtgaaaaatcgaggttaaaaatgtaaaatttgaaatctagggaccaaattgaaacaaaactcaaatgtcaaagataaaattgtcACATTTTGAAACGTAGACACTAAACtgaaaaccaaactcaaaacttaaggactaaatgtaTAATGTTTTGAAATCTAAGGACTAAATAGAAGCTAGATTCAAAACCTATGGAccaatactttatttatttatttatttttgaaaactagtaTTGGAATAAATGGTAGAGGCTCAAAAGTACTTTTTCAAAAGGATAAcaacataaatttttaaatattaaccttctttaacttttaatctttttttagaaGACATTAAATATATCTAGAggtataaaaatagaaaataactcAACATTTGTTTTGATAATGATTTCTTTagaataatttttgttttaaattcgAGGTTACTCATattcataataatttttatgtCATCTTTTAGttgaatttagaagaaaaaaatacaaataataataaaaaaaaaaaaagaattttagaAGAACTAAAGATAAAATGTCTTGAAAGTGTGCtaaaaaaagacaaaatgtTTTGATACTCATAATCGAATTTTAGaagagtaaaaatatataaaaatactttataGGCATgtgtttcaaattttaaaatttatcttaTATCTCTAAAAAGTGAATTTCCAACCAATGAAATTAGTAATAGACAAAtccaaatttaactttttttttaaaaaaaaaaaaaaaaaatgtcttatCTGGCCTTATCTTAGCTCATGTCCTTTATTATTCTTTACATACACAAACATTACTTTAGTGTTTTCATATTTGATGAATATATTCTCAACCACATGtggatatattattatataatattgatTAGCTTTAATGAACTAAACTTTTGTGGTGGTGGCATTATTTGATTGGATAATTGGTTGTGAGCTGCCCAAAGGGAACATCAATAGCATCTATTGTTTGGCATTACTCTATCAAACATGGCATGTGACtaatcttcatttttattaCTTTCCTTTTGCTTTACCCCTTATTGTTGATGTTCAAAGTCTACCAACCTccaatacttaaaaaaaaaatgtattttttggtTGGTACAATGTTTAATTTGGAGGGTACTTACACGTGTCGAAAATCTTGAAAAACTATAGGGATAATGGATAcctaactcttatattaaaaaaaaaaaaaaaaaaaaaaaaaatttgaggcGTTTGAGACGCTAAATTGGTTACTATAATATGAATGTTATAACAATATGAGAGTTATAATAGTCCATGAGTTATAGAAATTTATATTCGAGGTTCTGACTATTTTAGTCTGAGTatgaaatagtaaatactataacaaaaaaaaaaaagaatatggaTAGGAAATAGTAAATAGTGTAACAAAGAGAGATTTAAAATAGTATTCCTTagtaaattataggttataaatagttGTAAACAACACTATTATATTTGAAGTTCCAAACATAGGGTGGGCTATAATGGCCCATAGAGTGGTATTCTCTCttcaaaaataaatgaataaacagaTGATTATATAGTTGGATTTTGTTGGAAAAAGCCTCCTACTTCTGTTGCATGAATAATAAGCATAAATTAAtcgagaaattaaagaaaaaacaactaaaaaaaaaggaaacacaaGGATTTACATTGAAAAAAAGACTCGAAAatgggagaaaaaccacgaccCAACAGAAAAAAATTCACTATGTAAAAAATTGTTGCAATCACACAGAATTCTCGATCTCAATTACAAAAACactttctcaaaattttttacTATTCACACTCCTTTTTCTACTATTAGATTAGAGaataatacataaaagaaatttaaCTAGAGTTAGTACACTCAAGCATAAGGTGTTTCTCACTAAGACGACTTGAAACCAAAGTAGACACCTTTTATAGTGCTTAGAGTCCATTAATTTTCTTGAACCGTTTGATGTGGAATAACTACTCTTCTAATATTTTACTAAAACCCAAGAAAATTCGAGTGAAGAGAATACTTATTGGTGACAATGATAGTACTAAAATTTGATGCTCGTGTTGCATTCCGTAAAGATTTCTCTACCTTTTAGAAtttgttacgaaatcgacaaaTAAAGAATGTGAAAAAACGTAAAATAATAGAGAATCAATACACATATTTAGTGtgtcactaacagtgtgtttaACTACGTCCATAGAACAgaggaaaaataattttattagagaaaatgttACATAATACATAATGAATGACGTTTTCATGATTAAAGAATTTATATAGTGCATTTCTTTAAATTCTAGGATCATAATCATAAATaactataaataattaaatatactaAATAGGAAGTGCTTATTGGCTTCAGAATTAAAATTGGGTAGCAAATTAAACTCTATTCATTTGTGTTTTTTATGTCTTTAGTACTATATTTATTTTGGAAGGTTAGATGTGTTTTTTTAGTAATGTTTTGCTAACTTAAATATATAGTTGGATTAAAAACCCATTTACTCATTATTACCCAtcacaaataattattaattaaaaaaatttaaatttgtagaTGAAAACgaagtatttaattttgaaaataagtcattttaaaataagttggagtagattttgaaatacttttaaatgtatttaattttttttaataaaaaagataataaataaaaatgacttttttaaaaaatatatttttttctcccaCCAGTCCAAACAACCCTTAAATCAACATCTATTATTAGGGCTTCAAAACAAGATGGATCAAAATTAATTCCCCTCTCTCTCTCACACATATATATCATTGGGAGAGCTTCCAAGATAAGATAAaagttattatataattaattttccaaaGTTTGTGGTCTTCTTATCAAAGCTAGAAGACAACCAAATTTCTTTAGCAATGATGTATGTATATTGTGGTTGGTCCTCCATGGTAACATGGGACTCTTTTTCactcattattatttttctttgtccttttgcataatttgaatataataatttataggGTGACATTATTATTAGTACCTACAAACCCACTTTTGTGTTCTTATCAACGTGTCCATATATGTACTCTTCAACATTCATTAtctatttgaaataataatgaaaatttcACATCTCACTCTATAAAAAATAAACGTGTCGATATATCACTAAATTGAAAGATTTGACATCGATATTAAAAATCTATTGATATCTCTAATCTCTTTTGTATATGTTTgtaaacataaataaaatatcatcttTTTATTCCAATATGAATAGACATATTAATTACAATATCTATAATTTAGTTTAAGAGTAAAAACGACTTAATTATTTatctaaatagttttaaaaacttgtttgaaTTGATATCGATATATATTGATGTATCGTCatccataaaattgaaattttgatattGATATTGATATCGACGTCGATATTTTAAGGggtctttttaaaactaaaaaatatttaaaaatatttatactttataacaaaaagtttcaaaagtacaaaacacttttggaacttttcttatcaaatgtaaatattttttagatttttctattgatAAGAATTTCTCATATTTTAATCTTTGAAGCTAAGTACTTTGGCATTTGAATTCTAATTGGAGGTAGGGAAATTTGAATGAACCACATACACTTTACGGTTgctaatatatactatatgtcGATTGAATTATACTCACTTTGGCatgtatttataattttgattGACGATTAAACATCACAACTTGTGTGTATAACAATATAAACATGACATTTAGGTCTGTTGGACAATCATTTTGTTTtcgaaaattaaacttataaacagtAATTCCATTAATAAATCCCTATGTTATTATTCACTTTTTTTACtcacttttttaaaaatcaagcaaaattttgaaatctagatACTACAAGAAAACTAAGATGGTATGACATTTAAAAGTTAttgtttatcaattaattaagtttaagaaTTTTGGTTAccttcttataaatttaacaagaaaacatttttttaaaaaagaattcaGGATTAGAGACAGTAGTATTAAGACCATAAAACAGTTTTAAAGTGTTAAATAAAATATCGTATCAAAACTAACAAATTTCAATACTTTTAAACATCCTATAATCAAATAAGGGGGTGTAGCTCATATGGTAGAGCGCTCGCTTTGCATGCGAGAGGCACAGGGTTCGATTCCCCGCACTTCCATAAAGATTTTTCtattatgtattttttaaaaaaaaaaaaaaattccaagcCATTTTAATTGTGAAAGACTCAATTActtttttaatttgagttttgaagAGATGCATTTAGTTTCCAAAGTTTTAAAATGTAGTTTCCGTTTGGtcatcatttaattttaattttaatttttttgtaaattaaGTATATGTTCTAAACaatatatttttactttttaaattttactaagaattc comes from Benincasa hispida cultivar B227 chromosome 2, ASM972705v1, whole genome shotgun sequence and encodes:
- the LOC120071745 gene encoding histidine-containing phosphotransfer protein 1-like isoform X1; this encodes MEGVIHLQSHLLDYTVSLFKEGYLNDQFKELQSLQDESNPDFVVEVVSIFFEDSQRLINELAKALDHKCIDFKKVDAYVHQLKGSSSSIGANKVQMACIAFRTNCQEMNIEGCLKCLQHVKEEFASVKNKLETLFKLEQQLLDAHASNPM
- the LOC120071745 gene encoding histidine-containing phosphotransfer protein 1-like isoform X2, which gives rise to MEGVIHLQSHLLDYTVSLFKEGYLNDQFKELQSLQDESNPDFVVEVVSIFFEDSQRLINELAKALDHKCIDFKKVDAYVHQLKGSSSRCLKCLQHVKEEFASVKNKLETLFKLEQQLLDAHASNPM